In Hyalangium minutum, a single window of DNA contains:
- a CDS encoding sigma-54-dependent transcriptional regulator has product MSPSLPPLLLVDDDAAFRKVYGGLLRDAGHELVEAADRPSARAAVEARAFPLVLLDLMLPPDGSVSAGLEQLGALLAARPGTKVIVVSGAGDTRHSLEAIRLGAYDFLTKPVDPDVLLVVVQRALARVALERQVEALQSSLARAGGDTAMVGQSAPFLSAVSLAERIAASDLPVLITGENGTGKELLARSIHLKSRRHAGPFIPVNCGALPENLLESALFGHVKGAFTGATRDHRGLFAEADGGTLFLDEIGDMTPSLQVKVLRALETGDILPVGADRPSRVDVRCLSATNKDLGAMQQAGTFREDLYWRIKGVEVHLPPLRQRTADLPLLARHFLNQCAHLCPDGRARQLSDAATEALLSHPWPGNLRELRHEMQRTSVLAGERREIQPEDLSFTGSDRPRTPAPGATTLQQKVEALERREIEEALRRFHGNRTHTAEALGLSRQGLLKKLERYGLT; this is encoded by the coding sequence ATGAGCCCCTCTCTCCCTCCGCTGCTCCTCGTCGATGACGACGCGGCCTTTCGCAAGGTCTATGGCGGGCTGCTGCGTGACGCGGGCCATGAGCTCGTCGAGGCCGCGGATCGCCCCTCCGCCCGCGCCGCAGTGGAGGCCCGCGCGTTTCCCCTCGTCCTGCTGGATCTGATGCTCCCGCCGGATGGCAGCGTGTCCGCTGGGCTGGAGCAGCTCGGCGCGCTGCTGGCCGCACGGCCCGGTACCAAGGTCATCGTCGTCTCCGGCGCGGGGGACACGCGCCACTCGCTCGAGGCCATCCGCCTGGGCGCCTACGACTTCCTCACCAAGCCCGTGGATCCGGACGTGCTCCTCGTGGTGGTGCAGCGTGCCCTGGCCCGCGTCGCCCTGGAGCGGCAGGTGGAGGCCCTGCAGTCCTCGCTCGCCCGCGCCGGTGGGGACACCGCCATGGTGGGGCAGAGCGCGCCGTTCCTCTCCGCCGTCTCGCTCGCCGAGCGCATCGCCGCCAGCGATCTCCCCGTCCTCATCACCGGCGAGAACGGCACCGGTAAAGAGCTGCTCGCCCGCTCCATTCACCTCAAGAGCCGCCGCCACGCCGGGCCCTTCATCCCCGTCAACTGCGGTGCGCTCCCCGAGAACCTGCTGGAGAGCGCCCTCTTTGGCCACGTGAAGGGCGCCTTCACCGGCGCCACGCGGGACCACCGTGGTCTGTTCGCCGAGGCCGACGGCGGCACGCTCTTCCTCGATGAGATCGGCGACATGACGCCTTCGCTCCAGGTGAAGGTGCTGCGCGCTCTGGAGACGGGGGACATCCTCCCCGTCGGCGCGGATCGGCCCTCGCGCGTGGACGTGCGCTGCCTGTCCGCCACCAACAAGGACCTCGGAGCGATGCAGCAGGCCGGCACCTTCCGCGAGGACCTCTACTGGCGCATCAAAGGCGTGGAGGTGCACCTGCCGCCCCTGCGCCAGCGCACCGCGGATCTGCCGCTGCTCGCGCGGCACTTCCTCAACCAGTGTGCTCACCTGTGCCCGGATGGCCGCGCCCGGCAGCTCTCGGACGCCGCCACCGAGGCGCTCCTGTCGCACCCCTGGCCCGGCAACCTGCGCGAGCTGCGCCATGAGATGCAGCGCACCTCCGTGCTCGCGGGCGAGCGGCGCGAGATTCAGCCCGAAGACTTGTCCTTCACCGGCAGCGATCGTCCGCGCACGCCCGCCCCAGGGGCCACCACGCTCCAGCAGAAGGTGGAGGCCCTGGAGCGCCGGGAGATCGAGGAGGCCCTGCGCCGCTTCCATGGCAACCGCACCCATACCGCCGAGGCGCTCGGGCTCTCCCGGCAGGGGCTGCTCAAGAAGCTCGAGCGCTATGGGCTCACGTGA
- a CDS encoding adenylate/guanylate cyclase domain-containing protein, with protein sequence MAIQYSRTQERQLPAPPELVWGLVADTNRWDRIVGMNPTDYRYRMLGAESEQVRARIGHAYQSWGEAEWLERGEWVEGQFIHALRRYLAGPIRESGIRAELQSVPGGSRVSVTVYAEADKPLDSRVEGRLIQAFEQGLKLYIDALARLFMRARMKVSLEPGPEPAVIQLRHLLGQLEPDGSAFGLRGLVLDKELQLRAQRFASAPVKPELRERMVRFIQEAFDDELRQIRPFELASTWDFERREVLQAFLHAARAGLYELQWQLDCPMCREGVQEVPNLDGLKREGYCVDCDRSFGLDFASNVEAIFRVSPAIRMLAPGTYSAGSPWFRPHVRANFIVAPHSRREVSLELPDSAYALRTAMLRYRTALPVKPGARLQVTLGPQTLAVAPAEGTAEGSGVSLLLVNDTPREEEFAIERVDWLPEAALGKDVLAVPDFHSLFSAEAPAVGMELSIGSMVVLFTDLTGSTSLYEQIGDARAFALIEQHFQTVARAVASHEGAVLKTMGDAVMAAFPRAGQAFAAALQMVRETEQLHSHHGLRLKVGLHEGPCLAVRANQRLDLFGSTVNLAARLQGKARGGQVVLLESLFQHPEIAERIREERLDATRFEAELRGVTERQACVAVTAVGAGGSSGL encoded by the coding sequence ATGGCGATTCAGTACTCCCGAACCCAGGAGCGTCAGTTGCCCGCGCCCCCCGAGCTCGTGTGGGGGCTCGTCGCGGATACGAACCGGTGGGACCGGATCGTGGGCATGAATCCCACCGATTATCGCTACCGCATGCTCGGCGCCGAGAGCGAGCAAGTCCGCGCCCGCATCGGTCACGCCTACCAGTCTTGGGGCGAGGCCGAGTGGCTGGAGCGAGGCGAGTGGGTGGAGGGCCAGTTCATCCACGCCCTGCGCCGGTACCTGGCCGGCCCCATTCGCGAGAGCGGCATCCGCGCGGAGCTGCAGTCCGTGCCCGGGGGCTCCCGCGTCTCCGTCACCGTGTACGCCGAGGCGGACAAGCCGCTGGACTCGCGCGTCGAGGGCCGGCTCATCCAGGCCTTCGAGCAGGGGCTGAAGCTCTACATCGATGCCCTGGCTCGGCTCTTCATGCGTGCGCGGATGAAGGTCTCCCTGGAGCCGGGCCCGGAGCCCGCCGTCATCCAGCTGCGGCACCTGCTCGGCCAGCTGGAGCCGGATGGATCGGCGTTTGGTCTCCGAGGGCTCGTGCTGGACAAGGAGCTCCAGCTCCGGGCGCAGCGCTTCGCCAGCGCTCCGGTCAAGCCCGAGCTCCGGGAGCGCATGGTCCGCTTCATCCAGGAGGCCTTCGACGATGAGCTGCGGCAGATCCGCCCGTTCGAGCTCGCGAGCACCTGGGACTTCGAGCGGCGGGAGGTGCTTCAGGCCTTCCTGCACGCGGCGAGGGCGGGGCTCTATGAGCTCCAGTGGCAGCTGGATTGCCCCATGTGCCGCGAGGGCGTGCAGGAGGTGCCCAACCTCGACGGCTTGAAGCGCGAGGGCTACTGCGTCGACTGCGACCGCTCCTTCGGCCTGGACTTCGCGTCGAACGTGGAGGCGATCTTCCGGGTGAGCCCGGCCATTCGCATGCTGGCTCCGGGCACGTACAGCGCGGGCTCGCCCTGGTTCCGGCCCCACGTGCGGGCGAACTTCATCGTCGCTCCGCACAGCCGACGGGAGGTGTCCCTGGAGCTGCCGGACAGTGCTTATGCCCTGCGCACGGCCATGCTGCGCTACCGCACCGCGCTCCCCGTGAAGCCCGGCGCCCGGCTCCAGGTGACGCTGGGCCCCCAGACGCTCGCGGTGGCTCCTGCGGAGGGCACGGCGGAGGGGTCGGGGGTCTCACTCCTGCTCGTCAATGACACGCCTCGCGAGGAGGAGTTCGCCATCGAGCGCGTGGACTGGCTGCCCGAGGCGGCGCTCGGTAAGGACGTGCTCGCGGTGCCGGACTTCCACAGCCTGTTCTCCGCTGAGGCCCCGGCTGTGGGGATGGAGCTGTCCATCGGCTCCATGGTGGTGCTGTTCACGGACCTCACGGGCAGCACCTCGCTCTATGAGCAGATCGGCGATGCGCGGGCTTTCGCCCTCATCGAGCAGCACTTCCAGACGGTGGCGCGGGCCGTCGCGAGCCACGAGGGCGCGGTGCTCAAGACGATGGGGGACGCGGTGATGGCCGCCTTTCCTCGCGCCGGGCAGGCCTTCGCGGCGGCCCTGCAGATGGTGCGCGAGACGGAGCAGCTCCACAGCCACCATGGGCTGCGCTTGAAGGTGGGGCTCCACGAGGGCCCGTGCCTCGCCGTGCGCGCCAACCAGCGGTTGGATCTCTTCGGGAGCACGGTGAACCTGGCGGCGCGCCTGCAGGGCAAGGCGAGGGGAGGGCAGGTGGTCCTCCTGGAGAGCCTCTTTCAGCACCCGGAGATCGCCGAGCGCATCCGCGAGGAGCGCCTGGATGCCACGCGCTTCGAGGCCGAGCTGCGCGGCGTCACCGAGCGCCAGGCCTGTGTGGCGGTGACGGCCGTGGGCGCGGGGGGCTCGAGCGGGTTATAG
- a CDS encoding TauD/TfdA family dioxygenase yields MPITRLEPHDDYLRVHFTPGEGPRHADFHWFWLRHNSELDRHPLTNERIVCSSELPLDPQPKAVRIGEGADSLDIDWGDRADGKVSRYASTWLQAHAYAAEREPAPPPPSDPATITVDSHTLDEPLGPRIRSTLARTGLLVVRGFGLDTEAIIQTLEREGLSVIGTHFGRIEDLRTDNTTNQNTDQLGYTDSAIQLHTDQPFLERPPRYQLLHSQQPAETGGENFVVDALAAANHLAELDRPAFELLRTVPVTFHRKQKSFEKVLVSPILDFSAPGGFRIRYSYFTLAPYRRPFAEMEAWYRAYNRFAKLVRDERHQYRFLLREGDFLIYDNWRMLHARTSFTGARWVRGVYFDSAPLAA; encoded by the coding sequence ATGCCCATCACCCGCCTCGAACCCCATGATGACTACCTGCGCGTCCACTTCACTCCGGGAGAAGGACCTCGCCACGCCGACTTCCACTGGTTCTGGCTGCGGCACAACTCCGAGCTGGACCGGCACCCACTCACGAACGAGCGCATCGTCTGCTCGTCGGAGCTGCCGCTCGATCCCCAGCCCAAGGCCGTGCGCATCGGCGAGGGCGCGGATTCCTTGGACATCGACTGGGGCGACCGGGCCGACGGCAAGGTGAGCCGCTACGCCTCCACCTGGCTGCAGGCCCATGCCTACGCGGCCGAGCGCGAACCCGCGCCCCCGCCCCCGTCGGATCCGGCCACCATCACCGTGGACTCCCACACGCTCGACGAGCCGCTCGGGCCACGGATCCGAAGCACGCTGGCGCGCACGGGGCTTCTGGTGGTGAGGGGGTTCGGGCTCGACACGGAGGCGATCATCCAGACGTTGGAGCGAGAGGGGCTCTCCGTCATCGGCACGCACTTCGGGCGCATCGAGGATCTGCGCACCGACAACACGACGAACCAGAACACGGACCAGCTTGGCTACACGGACAGCGCCATCCAGCTGCACACGGATCAGCCCTTCCTGGAGCGGCCTCCTCGCTACCAACTGCTGCACAGCCAGCAGCCCGCAGAGACGGGCGGAGAGAACTTCGTGGTGGATGCGCTGGCAGCGGCGAACCACCTGGCCGAGCTGGATCGGCCGGCCTTCGAGCTGCTGCGCACGGTGCCGGTGACGTTCCACCGGAAGCAGAAATCCTTCGAGAAGGTGCTCGTGTCGCCCATCCTGGACTTCAGCGCGCCGGGAGGCTTTCGCATCCGGTACAGCTACTTCACGCTGGCGCCGTACCGGCGGCCGTTCGCGGAGATGGAGGCGTGGTACCGGGCGTACAACCGCTTCGCGAAGCTGGTGAGGGACGAGCGCCACCAATACCGGTTCCTGCTCCGGGAGGGCGACTTCCTCATCTATGACAACTGGCGGATGCTTCACGCGCGGACGTCGTTCACCGGGGCGCGCTGGGTGCGAGGCGTCTACTTCGATTCCGCCCCTCTGGCGGCCTGA
- a CDS encoding S-(hydroxymethyl)glutathione dehydrogenase/class III alcohol dehydrogenase: MDVRAAVAFEAGKPLSIETVQLEGPKAGEVLIELKATGVCHTDDYTLSGKDPEGLFPAILGHEGAGIVVDVGPGVTSVKKGDHVIPLYTPECRQCEYCLSRKTNLCQAIRSTQGQGLMPDGTSRFRIGNQRIHHYMGTSTFAQFTVLPEIAVAKIREDAPFEKVCYIGCGVTTGIGAVVYTAKVTPGSKVVVFGLGGIGLNVVQGARMVGADMIIGVDINPGRKEMAQRFGMTHFVNPREVGGDLVKYLVDLTKGGADYSFECIGDVKVMRQALECCHKGWGESIIIGVAAAGQEISTRPFQLVTGRVWKGSAFGGARGRTDVPKIVDWYMEGKIQIDPLITHMVPLEGIGETFDLMHRGQSIRSVVKYS, encoded by the coding sequence ATGGACGTTCGTGCAGCGGTCGCGTTCGAGGCGGGCAAGCCCCTGAGCATCGAGACAGTGCAGCTCGAGGGCCCCAAGGCTGGAGAGGTTCTCATCGAGCTGAAGGCCACGGGTGTCTGCCACACCGACGACTACACGCTGTCCGGGAAGGATCCGGAGGGGCTCTTCCCGGCGATCCTCGGGCACGAGGGCGCGGGGATTGTGGTGGACGTGGGGCCGGGGGTGACGTCGGTGAAGAAGGGCGACCACGTCATTCCGCTGTACACGCCCGAGTGCCGGCAGTGTGAGTACTGCCTGTCCCGGAAGACGAACCTGTGTCAGGCGATCCGGTCGACGCAGGGCCAGGGGCTGATGCCGGACGGGACGAGCCGGTTCCGGATTGGGAACCAGCGCATCCACCACTACATGGGGACGTCGACGTTCGCGCAGTTCACGGTGCTGCCGGAGATCGCGGTGGCGAAGATCCGGGAGGACGCTCCTTTCGAGAAGGTCTGCTACATCGGCTGCGGGGTGACCACAGGCATCGGAGCCGTCGTGTACACGGCGAAGGTGACGCCGGGGAGCAAGGTGGTGGTGTTCGGCCTGGGAGGCATCGGGCTGAACGTGGTGCAGGGGGCGCGGATGGTAGGGGCGGACATGATCATCGGGGTGGACATCAACCCGGGGCGCAAGGAGATGGCTCAGCGGTTCGGGATGACGCACTTCGTGAACCCGCGCGAGGTGGGGGGCGACCTGGTGAAGTACCTGGTGGACCTGACGAAGGGCGGCGCGGACTACAGCTTCGAGTGCATCGGGGACGTGAAGGTGATGCGGCAGGCGCTGGAGTGCTGCCACAAGGGCTGGGGCGAGAGCATCATCATCGGAGTGGCGGCGGCGGGGCAGGAGATCAGCACGCGGCCATTCCAGCTGGTGACGGGGCGGGTGTGGAAGGGCTCGGCGTTCGGCGGAGCGCGAGGGCGCACGGACGTGCCGAAGATCGTGGACTGGTACATGGAGGGGAAGATCCAGATCGATCCGCTGATCACGCACATGGTGCCGCTGGAGGGCATCGGCGAGACGTTCGACTTGATGCACCGGGGCCAGTCCATCCGCAGCGTGGTGAAGTACTCATGA
- the fghA gene encoding S-formylglutathione hydrolase codes for MTVPLTLLSEHRCFGGTTAFYKHASEACGGEMRFGVYVPPQAATRKVPVLYYLAGLTCTEETFLMKGGAQRVAAELGLMLVAPDTSPRGAGFPGETDSWDFGVGAGFYVDATQAPWSSRYRMFTYVTKELPELVGAHLPARMDREGLFGHSMGGHGALVCALRQPGRYRSVSAFAPISAPMQSPWGHKAFGGYLGPDQEKWREWDASELMRKQRAPLPPLLVDQGTKDKFLTEQLRPELFQDACAAAGQSLTLRKQEGYDHGYYFVSTFMEDHLRHHAATLNA; via the coding sequence ATGACAGTGCCGCTGACGTTGCTCTCGGAGCACCGCTGCTTCGGCGGCACGACGGCGTTCTACAAGCATGCCTCGGAGGCGTGCGGGGGCGAGATGCGCTTCGGCGTGTACGTGCCCCCGCAGGCGGCGACGCGCAAGGTGCCAGTGCTCTACTACCTGGCGGGCCTCACCTGCACGGAGGAGACATTCCTCATGAAGGGAGGGGCGCAGCGGGTGGCCGCGGAGCTGGGGTTGATGCTGGTGGCGCCGGACACGAGCCCTCGGGGGGCGGGCTTCCCGGGGGAGACGGACTCGTGGGACTTCGGCGTGGGAGCGGGCTTCTACGTGGATGCCACGCAGGCGCCGTGGTCCTCGCGCTACCGGATGTTCACGTACGTCACGAAGGAGCTGCCCGAGCTGGTGGGCGCGCACCTGCCGGCGCGCATGGACCGGGAGGGCCTCTTCGGACACTCGATGGGAGGCCACGGGGCGCTGGTGTGCGCATTGCGGCAGCCGGGGCGGTACCGCTCGGTGTCCGCGTTCGCGCCCATCTCCGCGCCGATGCAGTCGCCGTGGGGCCACAAGGCCTTCGGCGGCTATCTGGGGCCGGATCAGGAGAAGTGGCGGGAGTGGGATGCGAGTGAGCTGATGCGCAAGCAGCGAGCCCCGCTTCCTCCGCTGCTGGTGGACCAGGGGACGAAGGACAAGTTCCTGACGGAGCAGCTGCGTCCGGAGTTGTTCCAGGACGCCTGCGCGGCTGCGGGCCAGTCCCTGACGCTCAGGAAGCAGGAGGGGTACGACCACGGCTACTACTTCGTGTCGACGTTCATGGAGGACCACCTGCGCCACCACGCCGCGACACTGAACGCGTAG
- a CDS encoding pyridoxamine 5'-phosphate oxidase family protein: MVTTVSQLEACVGAPALPVKMKQIDHLDPLARAWVAASPLAAVVVAGARGISVTLAGGEPGFIKTEERALSLKRELLDGPFEASPGDGVALLSLVPGTTETLRINGRVTASDTELRIAVEECFVHCGKAMIRSSFWAPEASAAGEALATARFCVLATVDAAGHADASPKGDPRGFLLQIDERTVALPDRPGNKRADGHRNVLDSGKAALLALTPGQPKVVRIQGAARLTAEEALLSRMAVDNKKPIIATLLDIQERAEFASEALVRARPWAPERVPAPGKCPTPAELLAAHVKLNKTQGLAATAVRLAVRPSLVNQGLAHDYRINLY, encoded by the coding sequence ATGGTCACGACCGTCTCGCAGCTCGAAGCGTGCGTAGGGGCACCGGCCCTGCCGGTGAAGATGAAGCAGATTGACCACCTGGACCCGCTCGCGCGGGCCTGGGTGGCGGCGAGTCCGCTGGCGGCCGTGGTCGTCGCGGGTGCTCGGGGAATCTCTGTCACGCTGGCGGGCGGGGAGCCTGGGTTCATCAAGACGGAGGAGCGAGCACTGTCGCTGAAGCGCGAGCTGCTCGATGGGCCCTTCGAGGCCAGCCCCGGAGATGGCGTGGCCCTGCTGAGCTTGGTGCCGGGCACGACCGAGACACTGCGCATCAACGGACGGGTGACGGCCTCTGACACGGAGCTTCGCATTGCCGTCGAGGAGTGCTTCGTCCACTGCGGCAAGGCGATGATCCGCTCATCCTTCTGGGCACCGGAAGCCAGCGCTGCGGGAGAGGCCCTGGCCACGGCGCGCTTCTGCGTGCTGGCGACGGTGGACGCGGCGGGCCACGCGGATGCGAGCCCCAAGGGGGACCCGAGAGGGTTCCTGCTGCAGATCGATGAGCGCACGGTCGCGCTGCCGGATCGTCCGGGCAACAAGCGCGCGGATGGGCACCGCAACGTGCTGGACAGCGGGAAGGCGGCGCTCCTGGCGCTGACGCCGGGGCAGCCCAAGGTGGTGCGCATTCAGGGAGCGGCCCGGCTCACCGCCGAGGAGGCCCTGCTGTCGCGCATGGCGGTGGACAACAAGAAGCCAATCATTGCGACGTTGCTCGACATCCAGGAGCGAGCTGAGTTCGCCTCCGAGGCACTGGTGCGCGCCCGGCCCTGGGCGCCCGAGCGAGTGCCAGCCCCAGGGAAGTGCCCGACTCCGGCGGAGCTGCTGGCCGCCCACGTCAAGCTCAACAAGACCCAGGGCCTGGCAGCGACGGCGGTACGGCTCGCGGTAAGGCCCTCCCTCGTCAACCAGGGCCTCGCGCACGACTACCGCATCAACCTGTACTGA
- a CDS encoding DUF6968 family protein has protein sequence MAERRLELTNRPGKHAIVRVRKPARDSKTGNYKCSVEWVHPEERELFELWGIDSMQALQLAIRAAGELTKIHEENLRWSGGLEGYLGFPKFYPEHLPKGLLQKLERMIERELAAHMRKLELAARRR, from the coding sequence ATGGCAGAACGTCGCCTAGAGCTGACAAATAGGCCAGGTAAACATGCCATCGTTCGTGTCCGAAAGCCCGCCAGGGACTCAAAGACTGGGAACTATAAGTGCAGTGTCGAGTGGGTCCACCCAGAGGAGCGGGAGTTGTTCGAACTCTGGGGAATCGACTCAATGCAGGCTCTTCAGTTGGCAATCCGTGCTGCTGGGGAATTGACCAAAATCCATGAAGAAAACCTGCGTTGGAGTGGTGGGCTGGAAGGGTATCTCGGATTCCCCAAGTTTTATCCAGAGCATCTCCCCAAAGGGCTCTTGCAAAAGCTTGAACGCATGATCGAACGAGAACTTGCCGCCCACATGCGAAAACTTGAGCTGGCAGCGAGGCGCCGCTGA
- a CDS encoding double-CXXCG motif protein yields MKFYHVGADEAPRYTGNLDAGHKWGLQGIESCPECGVGGGVAGLQYPCVDLSSLAERKKFDDSWPVPFEEFTRLREVVRPLAPPWALLEPGAPFGPLEGTGSGYFGQLFMQNPWSLYARREALERLQAAALRGLHGCPIHVRFRVKRPPELLELQLELHGQFHPDCLPPDRKPPCPTCGHEPFDRPEPILLDAASLAGSPDVFRLRQGWTTIIATERFVNAVQRLELDGVTFRDLATR; encoded by the coding sequence GTGAAGTTCTACCATGTCGGAGCAGACGAAGCGCCACGCTACACAGGCAACCTGGACGCTGGGCACAAGTGGGGGCTGCAGGGTATCGAGTCCTGCCCGGAATGTGGTGTGGGCGGGGGAGTCGCGGGCCTCCAGTATCCGTGTGTGGACTTGTCCAGCCTCGCGGAGCGCAAGAAGTTCGATGATTCGTGGCCAGTGCCATTCGAGGAATTCACGCGTCTTCGTGAGGTCGTTCGCCCTCTGGCTCCACCCTGGGCGTTGTTGGAGCCCGGCGCGCCATTCGGTCCGCTGGAAGGCACCGGTTCAGGGTACTTCGGTCAACTCTTCATGCAGAACCCATGGTCGCTCTATGCCCGGCGCGAGGCGTTGGAGCGGCTACAGGCAGCGGCGCTGCGAGGCCTTCACGGCTGTCCTATCCACGTACGGTTCCGCGTGAAGCGTCCGCCAGAGTTGCTGGAACTCCAGTTGGAACTCCACGGCCAGTTTCACCCCGACTGCCTACCACCAGACCGCAAGCCACCGTGCCCTACCTGCGGGCATGAACCCTTCGATCGCCCAGAGCCCATCCTCCTGGATGCGGCCTCTCTGGCTGGATCGCCCGATGTGTTTCGCCTGAGACAGGGGTGGACGACCATCATCGCCACCGAACGCTTTGTGAATGCGGTTCAACGACTGGAGCTCGACGGGGTGACCTTCCGGGACTTGGCGACTCGGTAA
- a CDS encoding serine/threonine protein kinase — MHEDLPSLSSTVGPWRILDRLDSGSYGVVFRAQRAASPESPPVALKVAKWPEDPRFERETEALQRSHHPSIPRYEDRGVWTSSTGENYPYLVMEAVEGSTLYEWFRQQPRSSLDVLRVVAQLAGALTSAHGRGVIHRDVKGANIRVTPEGRAVLLDWGSCWLPSARSLTDTPAPPGTSAYRPPEQRGFIYAHRKDVDARWASRPSDDLYALGITLYRLVTGTYPPPCTDGIGLVERELLKPSVLATVSPALEALILRLLSDERAARGTAGQLMRDALRLVHAGGVDPQKPILSLLSRSSAAEDWSSSDNSYDEEDISDTDPAPIRREGWLPPISPTWARLSVMGCAAMAFVFLVVCPEPKQPPPAWQSTLEEVAPFAPDAGIGEEALTSVQNVPSVGQPSNSFGKSMPKKPFPGQRRPPCERGEREINGSCWVEIGRETPPCGDKMYDYEGYCYKPSVDMPRGPTSGEP, encoded by the coding sequence ATGCACGAAGACCTGCCCTCCCTCAGCTCGACCGTGGGCCCTTGGCGCATCCTCGATCGCCTCGACTCAGGCTCTTATGGGGTGGTGTTCCGAGCACAGCGCGCCGCCTCACCCGAGTCCCCGCCTGTGGCGCTCAAGGTCGCCAAGTGGCCTGAAGACCCTCGCTTCGAGAGAGAGACCGAGGCGCTCCAGCGCAGCCACCACCCGTCCATCCCTCGCTACGAGGACAGGGGGGTGTGGACGAGCTCGACGGGCGAGAACTACCCCTACCTGGTCATGGAGGCGGTGGAGGGCTCCACCCTCTACGAGTGGTTCCGGCAGCAACCGCGCTCCAGCTTGGACGTGCTGCGGGTAGTGGCGCAGTTGGCAGGGGCCCTGACCTCCGCGCATGGCCGAGGCGTCATCCACCGCGACGTGAAGGGAGCCAACATCCGCGTCACTCCCGAAGGCCGTGCGGTGCTCCTGGACTGGGGAAGTTGCTGGTTGCCCTCGGCCCGGTCCTTGACGGACACGCCAGCGCCCCCTGGAACCAGCGCCTATCGCCCCCCCGAGCAGCGAGGGTTCATCTACGCCCACCGCAAGGACGTAGATGCACGATGGGCGTCTCGTCCCTCGGATGATTTGTACGCCCTCGGTATCACCCTCTACCGGCTTGTCACGGGGACCTACCCGCCTCCGTGCACGGACGGCATAGGCCTCGTGGAGCGAGAGCTACTCAAGCCCTCGGTACTGGCAACGGTGAGCCCCGCTCTTGAGGCTCTCATCCTGCGGCTGCTCTCCGACGAACGAGCTGCTCGGGGCACTGCGGGGCAGCTCATGCGCGACGCCTTGCGGTTGGTGCATGCAGGAGGGGTTGACCCGCAGAAGCCCATCCTCTCTCTCCTATCCAGAAGCTCCGCCGCAGAAGACTGGAGCTCTTCGGACAACAGCTACGACGAAGAGGACATCTCCGACACTGACCCGGCGCCCATACGGCGTGAGGGCTGGCTGCCCCCCATTTCTCCTACCTGGGCTCGTCTGTCTGTCATGGGCTGCGCCGCGATGGCCTTCGTGTTTCTTGTAGTGTGCCCCGAGCCAAAGCAGCCGCCCCCGGCATGGCAGTCAACGCTCGAGGAGGTGGCACCATTCGCCCCTGACGCGGGAATCGGGGAAGAGGCCCTGACGAGCGTTCAGAACGTCCCCAGCGTGGGACAGCCGAGCAACTCGTTTGGCAAGTCCATGCCCAAAAAGCCTTTTCCAGGTCAGCGCCGCCCACCGTGCGAGCGCGGAGAAAGGGAGATCAACGGCAGTTGCTGGGTGGAAATCGGAAGGGAGACGCCACCGTGTGGTGACAAGATGTATGACTACGAGGGCTACTGCTACAAGCCGTCCGTTGACATGCCTCGTGGTCCAACTTCCGGAGAACCCTAA
- a CDS encoding imm11 family protein, with amino-acid sequence MAKRYFELSDKVTFPHRWHLDTPTDSYGQKVDDRMFRRGEPVHLQERLRIPVEIAGKPLDYTEANVSVPVVHVRVASMFAELAPDDVQLIPVDVEGHPDQYLILVATRLIRCIDEKASRIRLWTHEDGVPHKVGQYASVRDLRIDKSKVGGTRVFRLEGWRSSLIVSGEIKDALERMGATGTRFEEV; translated from the coding sequence ATGGCCAAGCGTTATTTCGAGCTATCCGACAAGGTGACCTTCCCGCATCGCTGGCACCTGGACACGCCGACAGACAGTTACGGACAGAAGGTGGACGACAGGATGTTCAGGCGCGGGGAACCCGTCCATCTCCAGGAACGCTTGAGAATCCCCGTTGAGATCGCGGGCAAGCCACTGGACTACACGGAAGCGAACGTCAGCGTCCCGGTGGTCCATGTCCGGGTCGCGTCCATGTTCGCGGAGCTGGCCCCGGACGACGTGCAACTGATCCCCGTGGACGTGGAGGGCCATCCGGATCAGTACCTCATCCTCGTGGCCACACGCCTGATTCGCTGTATCGACGAGAAGGCGTCCCGCATTCGGCTCTGGACGCACGAGGACGGAGTCCCTCATAAGGTCGGCCAGTATGCCTCCGTACGCGATCTGCGCATCGACAAGAGCAAAGTGGGAGGCACTCGGGTGTTCCGTCTTGAGGGGTGGCGGAGTTCGCTGATCGTCTCCGGGGAGATCAAGGATGCCTTGGAGCGCATGGGAGCCACGGGCACGAGGTTCGAGGAGGTCTAG